GGGAATGCATCGTTCAGGTCTTCGAAATAGGATTCGCTCATGCCCAGACTCCCTCAAGCGGTGACCGTGCCGGCAAACAGCTCGTTTGCCTAGATAAACAGCGGTCCGATGAAGTGAGACTAGTTGGTCATTTGCAGACCTGTCGGACAATCCAGCATTCCCCGACCGATGGCAAACTTACATCACTTCAAGCGCACCGCCGTGCCGGTGGCGAAGACCACGACCATGCCACCTTGCACCGACGGCATGCTGATCTCGAAGTCCACACCCACCACGGCGTCGGCTTGCAACTGCCGTGCCCGCGCCTTGAGTTCCTCGGTGGCCTGCTCGCGGGCCTCCTTCAGTGCGCTCTCCAGGGTCTGCGAACGGCCGCCGAAGAAGTCGCGAAAGCGTGCGAAGAAATCGCGCACGAAGTTGATCCCCTGCACCGATTCGGCGCTGACCACGCCGAGGTACTCGGCGACGGGGCGGCCTTCAAGCTGGCTGGTGGTGCTGATGATCATGGGGTTGCTCCTTACAAAAAGAAGGCGATGCTAACAAATTACACGCACGAAGGAGCCAGCCTTGCTGGCGAACCGTGGCGACGGGGTTCGCCAGCAAGGCTGGCGCCTACGGGAATCGTGGCGTCTTTCAGTGGGCGGTGGCGGCGCGCAGCCGCTGCCCCAGGCGTGGCCCGAACACGTTGATCAGCAACCCCAGCATCACCAGCAACGCCCCCCAGCACTGCGCCGTGCTCAGGCGCTCCCCCAGCAGCACAGCGGAAGAACTCAGGCCGATCACCGGCACCAGCAACGAGAACGGCGCCACCTTGCCCGCCGGGTGCCGCGACAGCAGCGTGCTCCACAGGCTGTAGCCGACCATGGTGGCGACAAAGGCCAGGTAGAGGAGCGCCAGCACCGAGCTCCAGCTGATGTTCGCCAGGGCATGGCCAATCCGCTCCGGCCCTTCCAGCCACCAGGACAGCGCCAGGAATGGCAAGGGCGGAATCAGCCCGCCCCAGATCACCAGGGCCACCAGGTCGACCTTGCCGAAGCGCCGGGTAATGATGTTGCCCATGCCCCACATGGCGCCGCCACACAGGGTCAGCAGCAAGGCGATCAAGGGCACGTGGCTGCTGTTCTCGCTACCGATCACCGCCAGCCCGCTGGCCGCCACCAGCAACCCCAGCACACTGGCCAGGCGCAGCCGTTCACCGAGGAACAGCGCGGCGAAACCCAGGGTGAAGAACGCCTGGGATTGCAGCACCAGCGAGGCCAGCCCCGGTGGCATGCCGCTGTACATCGCCTGGAAAAGGAAGGCGAACTGGCCCAGGGAGATCGTCGCGCCATAAGCGATCAACCAGCGCCAGGGCAGGTTCGGCCGCTTGACCAGCAAGACCGCCGGGAAGGCCACCAGCAGAAAGCGCAACGCCCCCAGCAACATGGGCGGCAGGCCATCGAGGCCAACCTTGATGACCACGAAGTTGACGCCCCAGGCGATGATCACCACCAGGGCGATCAGCAGGTCCTTGAGTGGCATTGCACGCATTCCTTCTACAGGCTGTTATAGAAATATTTCGTAACAGCATAAGGTCATTCGCCTGCCATGGACCAGCACAGTTGGCCTTCAGCCTTGCGCAACAGTCGGCTGTCATGGCCCCGGAAACGGGGCTTGAATTGACCTGATCCTTCACTTGACCAGACTTGTATATACATGATCATATCAAGCCTCGGTCATCCGCCCTGCGTTGCGCCGATGGCCGCCGCCCTTCACAAAAACAACGAAGCGGAGCCCTCCCCCGATGTCCAGCAAACCTGTAATCGAGCGGCGCTCGATCGACTACATCCCCGAGTCTGAACGCCATGGACGGGTGTACAGCCAATTCACCTTGTGGCTGGGAGCCAACCTGCAGATCACCGCGATCGTCACCGGCGCACTGGCGGTGGTGTTGGGCGGCGATGTGTTCTGGTCGCTGATCGGCCTGCTGATCGGGCAACTGGCCGGCGGCACGGTGATGGCCCTGCACGCCGCCCAAGGGCCGCGCCTGGGGCTGCCGCAGATGATTTCCAGCCGGGTGCAGTTCGGTGTCTATGGCGCGGCCATACCCATGGCCCTGGTGTGCCTGATGTACCTGGGCTTCACCGCCACCGGCACGGTGCTTTCCGGCCAGGCCATCGGCCAGTTGCTCAGCGTCAGCGACAGCACCGGCATCCTGATCTTCGCCGGGGTGATCGTGCTGGCCACGTTGGCCGGCTACCGGGTGATCCACTGGATCGGGCGCCTGGCCAGCGTGCTGGGGATCATCGCCTTCATCTATCTGTTCAGCCGCATCCTGATGCTCGCCGACATCGGCCAGTTGCTCGACAACCGCCATTTCAGCTGGGGCAGCTTCCTGCTCGCGGTGTCGCTGGCGGCGTCCTGGCAGATCGCCTTCGGCCCCTACGTGGCCGACTACTCGCGCTACCTGCCCAGCAGCACGTCGCCCGTGAAGACCTTTCTCGCCGCCGGCCTGGGCTCGGTGATCGGCGCCCAGGCCTCGATGGTCCTCGGCGTGTTCGCCGCCGCCATTGCCGGCGGCCAGTTCTCAGGGCGCGAAGTGGCCTATATCGTCGGCCTGGGCGGTGCCGGCACCACCGCGGCGCTGCTGTATTTCTGCATCGCCTTCGGCAAGGTGACCATCTCCACGCTCAACAGCTACGGCAGCTTCATGTGCATCGCCACGATCATCAGCGGTTTCCGTGGCCACCTGCACATCAGCCGCCTGCAGCGCCTGGTGTTCGTGCTGGCGATCGTCGGCGCGGCGACCCTGGTCGCCCTGCTCGGCCAGCATTCGTTCCTCAGTGCGTTCAAGTCGTTCATCCTGTTCCTGCTGACCTTCTTCGTGCCCTGGAGCGCGGTCAACCTGGTGGATTACTACTTCATCACCAAGGAGCGCTACGACATTCCGGCGCTGGCCGACCCCAACGGCCGCTACGGGCGCTGGAACTGGCCGGGGATCACGGTCTACACCTTTGGCGTGCTGGTGCAGATGCCCTTCATCGACACCAAGCTGTACACCGGGCCCATGGTCGCGCACCTGGGTGGCGTGG
This genomic stretch from Pseudomonas entomophila harbors:
- a CDS encoding purine-cytosine permease family protein; the protein is MSSKPVIERRSIDYIPESERHGRVYSQFTLWLGANLQITAIVTGALAVVLGGDVFWSLIGLLIGQLAGGTVMALHAAQGPRLGLPQMISSRVQFGVYGAAIPMALVCLMYLGFTATGTVLSGQAIGQLLSVSDSTGILIFAGVIVLATLAGYRVIHWIGRLASVLGIIAFIYLFSRILMLADIGQLLDNRHFSWGSFLLAVSLAASWQIAFGPYVADYSRYLPSSTSPVKTFLAAGLGSVIGAQASMVLGVFAAAIAGGQFSGREVAYIVGLGGAGTTAALLYFCIAFGKVTISTLNSYGSFMCIATIISGFRGHLHISRLQRLVFVLAIVGAATLVALLGQHSFLSAFKSFILFLLTFFVPWSAVNLVDYYFITKERYDIPALADPNGRYGRWNWPGITVYTFGVLVQMPFIDTKLYTGPMVAHLGGVDVSWLIGLVVPSVLYYCVARRRAGEAPLHIIVPEVR
- a CDS encoding EamA family transporter, with the translated sequence MPLKDLLIALVVIIAWGVNFVVIKVGLDGLPPMLLGALRFLLVAFPAVLLVKRPNLPWRWLIAYGATISLGQFAFLFQAMYSGMPPGLASLVLQSQAFFTLGFAALFLGERLRLASVLGLLVAASGLAVIGSENSSHVPLIALLLTLCGGAMWGMGNIITRRFGKVDLVALVIWGGLIPPLPFLALSWWLEGPERIGHALANISWSSVLALLYLAFVATMVGYSLWSTLLSRHPAGKVAPFSLLVPVIGLSSSAVLLGERLSTAQCWGALLVMLGLLINVFGPRLGQRLRAATAH
- a CDS encoding YbjQ family protein; this encodes MIISTTSQLEGRPVAEYLGVVSAESVQGINFVRDFFARFRDFFGGRSQTLESALKEAREQATEELKARARQLQADAVVGVDFEISMPSVQGGMVVVFATGTAVRLK